In the Rhodospirillaceae bacterium genome, AGCGACTTGATGTTGGTGAGCCTTGAGTTTCCCGATGAGGGGGGCTTAGAGCTGATCAGGTCGATTAAAAGCGATCCTAAGCTAAAGAACACAATGCCGGTGATTGTCGTGTCTGATTTTGCGTCAAGTGCGGAAATGAAACTCCTGCATCAATCGGATTGTTATGACGTCATTACCAAACCTGTTGATCTCTCTCAATTGTTTTCCGCGGTCGAAGGGTGCCTAGGCCTAAGAGCTTCCTGAAATAGGCTGCTGGGAAGGCCAAAGTTTAAAAATTTCTGACGTCTAGGTTTCTGTCGTGTTCCTGTCGACTGCTTAGATTTCATTGATATTCAAAGGAAAATTTATATCGATTTTAATACACACTTGTGGAATTTTACTTGCAAAGGTATTTTAATTCGCGCAATTAAGGCATTCGCGATTTGGTCAGAACGGTGAAAAGTAAACCCGATGGTAAGCCCTGCGGATTTTGAGAGTAAAGACGACATTGATGGGCGTGCGCAGCTCGAGGAAGAGGACGAAGCGCGCAAGCGGCGTGCAGTCATCCGTCGCAATGCCCGTTTGGCGAAGGAAGCCGCGGACAAGAAGGCGCGCGCTTCGGCTCGATTGCGTTCTGCAGGTATTTGGTTCTTGGTCCTTTGCATAACCTTCATTGCTGTCGCGTGGAACTGGAAGATCGTCTACAAGACGGTTAAGGGACTGACCAGTTAGTCATTTTCCCGACTTCTGTTTGCTAGATAAGAATCTTTCTAATACCCCTGAATAATGGAACTGAAACCGGATCACCCTATCGTGATACGATGTGACGGGTCGTGCGTTGGTATTTCAGCGTCCCGGGGAGTAAAATTTTTCTGTCGCAACCCATTGCGATTTTCCTCCGTGGCAGGGGGGCGTAAAGAGTAAAATCTTTCGCCCCCTTGTTCCTTCTCTTTTAAAATTCATTAAAATCCAAGGTCTTGGCTTCTACTTAATGTGTAAGGGCGCAGCCAATAATTGACGATCAATCGTCTATGGACTGGACAGGTTTCTGCTTTAAGTAGATATTATCACAATGATAAATCAAATGCTGGTTGGAACGGCATTGGACCAAACAGGTGTAAGGCGCAGATGACCGACTATAATCTGGAACGTTTGAACTTCCTTGTCGTCGACGATAACAAGCACATGCGTAATTTGGTTAAGTCCATTTTAGGCGCGCTTGGTGTACGAACGATTATGGAAGCAGCGGACGGTGCGGATGCGTTGAAGGAACTTCGTCATTTCGCCGCCGATATCATTATTCTGGATTGGAATATGGACCCGTTGGATGGGCTGGATCTAACCCGCATGATCCGCCAACCTAACGACAGTGCCAATCCGTTCGTGCCGATCATTATGTTGACCGGTCACACAGAAATGAAACGCGTGATCGAAGCCCGGGACTCAGGCATCAATGAATTTCTTGCCAAACCGGTTTCCGCTAAACGACTTTATGAACGCATTAAATCTGTGATCGAAAAGCCAAGGTCGTTTATCGAGGTTAAGGGCATGACGGCCTATTTCGGCCCAGATCGTCGGCGTCGCCCAATGCCGGGGTATAAGGGGCCTGAACGCCGGAAAGATGAGAAAGGGGCTGTCAGTGATGGTCCCCAAGAAGGCGACGGCGGCAAAATGTCGCAAGATGATTTGGATTCGATGTTCGATTCTTGATATCTCCCAAATTTAAGTATTCTAAATTTTTTCGCATGGTTTGGACGGGGAAGCTGGTTTAACTTGTCCGGATAATAATTCTGCGGGAAGCTAATTCATGGATTTACAACTAGCCAGAAAGCGATGCTTGGTCACAGGCGCAAGCCGTGGACTCGGGCGGTCAACGGCGGTGATGCTGGCGGCGGAAGGCTGCGCGGTCGCGGTGGTCGCCAGACGCGCTGAATTGCTTGAGGAACTCTCTTCAGAAATTGTCGATGCAGGTGGTGCCGCGCCGGTAATTATCGTCGCTGATGTGACGGATGATGGTGCGGTGGATGACATCATCAACGCTGCCAATGAAGGTCTGGGCGGTATCGACATTCTGATCAATTCAGCAGGCGGCTCCAGGCCGACATCCTGGGATGCGGCGGAAAGCGAATGGGAAGAAGGCATGGGCCTTAACTTCACCGCACTGCGCAGGCTCAGCACCGCTGCCATTCCCGGTATGCAGGAAAACAACTGGGGTCGGGTGATCAATATAACCGGTACCGTTGAACCTTCAGGCATGAACATCGCCAACGCAGCCAAATCGGCTGTACATGCCTGGGCCAAGGGACTATCACGCGACATCGCCAAGGATGGTGTGACGGTTAATTCCATCGCGCCGGGACGGCTAAAAACTGAACAAATTATGGAACGCCGCCACCCAGACCCGGCTGAACGCGAAGAATTCGCCGAGCGTAATATTCCGGTCGGATATTTTGGCGAAGCCGAGGATTTAGCCGTCCTGGCGGTATTCCTAGCGTCGCCCTTGGCACGCTATATCACCGGGGAACTGTTCCACGTGGACGGTGGAATGAAACGGTTTGCCCACTGATGAGCGATACGACACCTACGACAATCGGCGAGAAGATCGAAGAATTACGGGAACACGTCAAAAGCACCCCCGGTGATTCTCGTGCCCAGGCCCAGTTGGGCGACCTGCTGTATCAAGCCGGTGATCTGGACAACGCCAAGACGCACTTATCCATAGCGACGGCGATCGATCCTGGATTGGTCGGCAGTTATATCCAATTGGGCAACATTTGCATCCGCGATTGCGAATACTTCCGAGCCTTAGGGAGCTGGGGGGTGGCGCAGACATTTAAGCCGCAGGACTATATTCGTCTCAAAATGGCCATGGCCCTGCCGCCAATCGTTGAGAATTCAAACTATATAGCGATCAT is a window encoding:
- a CDS encoding response regulator — protein: MLNDILVARGFETQKVDDPGNALALVRQQRSDLMLVSLEFPDEGGLELIRSIKSDPKLKNTMPVIVVSDFASSAEMKLLHQSDCYDVITKPVDLSQLFSAVEGCLGLRAS
- a CDS encoding SDR family oxidoreductase gives rise to the protein MDLQLARKRCLVTGASRGLGRSTAVMLAAEGCAVAVVARRAELLEELSSEIVDAGGAAPVIIVADVTDDGAVDDIINAANEGLGGIDILINSAGGSRPTSWDAAESEWEEGMGLNFTALRRLSTAAIPGMQENNWGRVINITGTVEPSGMNIANAAKSAVHAWAKGLSRDIAKDGVTVNSIAPGRLKTEQIMERRHPDPAEREEFAERNIPVGYFGEAEDLAVLAVFLASPLARYITGELFHVDGGMKRFAH
- a CDS encoding response regulator, with the protein product MTDYNLERLNFLVVDDNKHMRNLVKSILGALGVRTIMEAADGADALKELRHFAADIIILDWNMDPLDGLDLTRMIRQPNDSANPFVPIIMLTGHTEMKRVIEARDSGINEFLAKPVSAKRLYERIKSVIEKPRSFIEVKGMTAYFGPDRRRRPMPGYKGPERRKDEKGAVSDGPQEGDGGKMSQDDLDSMFDS